attaaatacataacaattttcagaaaaaaaatctgatttgtaTTGAAAATGGAATATTGTGTAACAGAGCACAACTGTTGTGGGTcccatttgtttaaaaatcataaatgtGTCGGAGATAACAAAGTCTATTTGCACACGTTGCTATGGTGACAGATTAATGTCATTGTGACTATCTGCCTCTGCTTAATCAGATAATCTAATATAAGTGGTTTTAATTATTCTCACGCTACAGGCATAactacttttttgttttaaaatttgggGGTTTGCCACCCTGGAATACGAGCAATTCAAAGATGCTGTCAGTAGATATCTATTGAAGTAGAGAAGCAATTTTGTATTCCCATTTTCTGTTATTGTTCCTATGTTTTTATCTGTACTCCGGTCATCAGTGAGTAATATCAATCTCCTTAATCTTCTGACAGAGAAAGAACCTCTTGATATATTGTTGCTTCAGTGGGTTGATTTGCCAACTTACTTTCTCCAGTTTGATCACATTATTCCTCGACATGGCATCAGTCAGAGGATGAGAAAAAGGCAAAGGCATTCCATTTACAAAGAAGCCCATTTCAGATGCCACAGAGAGCACTGGATCAGTTGATACCAGTTTAAAGACTTCCCTGTTCTGCCAAGGATAGATTCTTAGtctgatttctttctgtgaCTCTGGCAGGCATTTGCACTCCCTCATAACAAAATATCTAAAATGCAGGGATATCATTCTCCAGAGACAACTGATCCCATACAAACAAGGTATTCATCCTGAATTCCCTTGACTTCTCcttattacttatttttctgtgaacaaATCTCTCTTGGAAGGGAAAAGCCTCACTGTGGACTCTTTGTAgctattttttctctattttataCTGCTCTGTTTTTGCTGATGGTTGCAGTGAGAGCAGAAAGATGTGGTAGTCCTACCAAGGATGTAGAATATTTCTGTGCACACTTTACATACCTttttagattaattttattGCAAACAGACCTTTCTCAGAGGGACTTCAGAGCAGACTACCTCTCCTCCACTTATATTGGTTCATACCAGATCTAAGCATTTTCTAATTCTCTcgcttaaaaaataaaaaaaggctttatAAAACCTAGTGATCAGTCTAACACTGCTAAGATCATTTGAGGAAGGGGCATGCCAGCCTGCCTGTCTAAGCACAGAGTACGAAGCATTTACAAGAAGTTACATGCTTCTAAAAAAGATCTGATCTACTTGCTGAAATGCTCAGTGGTGGGACAAAGGGATCTGAGTTTGTGAGAGAAGGTACTGAACACACACTACATAAATCATCAAGAAGGCAGCAACCCAAGAACAGTCTTTTCAGCAAGTACAGTTTATattcttctattaaaaaatgtgGTGTATCCACAAATCAACAATCTCTCTCATGGATACACTGAGAGAAAGCTTTTTCCTATGTTGTCTTTAGGAAGTGGAGCCTGGGAAATTGGGGATGTAGAAtgattctttctgttttcttgaatACTTCAAAAAGGTTATGTTTGGTTGCTGAAATTCTGTGCATGGTAGACTTAGACTGGGTTTTGTTATCTTCATCCAAACATGATGCTTGTCCTTTGGGCTGTGTCTGGTGAGCGCAGTGCTGGAACCAAGTAACAGAGAACTGTCTTCATTCTGATTCCAAGTGTCATATTAAAGAACTGCACTGGGAGAGAATTCAGTGAAGTattgcaaataataaaaaagcaattaagTATCAATAATAAATACACCTTGATGTTGAAATCTTCCTAGAAACAGCCTGCTGTTATACAATATAAAGttcctttccctttgctctAAAAGGCAGCTTGATGATTGTCTGCAGAAGAAAGTATACCTGCAGCACTTTAATTTTTGAATAGTGTTTCTTTTACCTATCTAGCCAGATCAAATGTGGAAGCTCTGTTAACCATAAATTACAGAGAATGCAAagtaaaagcttttaaatttgGGAGATTTCCAGAATAAAGTTTACTTGTTCATCTTAAATGTGGCTGTTCTGGACAGTAGTTGCAAGGTAATTTATTCcattttgctttaattattaAAGGTGTAAGGTTTTTTTGTACACTGTTGAAAATTTCAGTGAACACAGAGTAATTTGCAttcttgtgggtttttcttAGGTTGCTTGTCATGGTAGTATCAGGTTATGTTGCATGTGTTAATCAGGCATCTGTAAGATGAGTGCTGACTATGTAATTTATATATGCAAACACATTTTGTTAGCAGTTTTGTCTGTTTGGAACAAAActtaattaatttctgttgggaaaattgttccatttttttttccaaatactaTCCCAAAAGTCCAACCCGGTATAGAGAATTGGCAtagaattttttcccctgagctTGTTAGCATGATAAAACCAAAGCATGGCTGagatcagatttttaaaagcagaacattAAGGCATTGCTGTGGATAAGCTACATACTGACCCTGCTTACAGTAAGTCATTTTTCATTCCATTAACCATTGATCCAAAGTGATAGTGGCTGTCCACAGAATGTCATAATCACATTGCCCTCAAATCTATGAGTAAATCTGAGAAGGGTGAGGACATCCAACTATTACGTTTGCTGTGGATTACCAGTTTCTTAGGGGTATTGGTGGATCTTCTTTTGGAGCTTCCCCCCCCGCCCTTTTCCTCTCCATACCAGGAAAATTGACTGAAGGATAGATGGACAGCATAGTCAAGACTGTTGCTGCTGGTGAAATCAGTACATTCAAAAGTAGCTCTCAGTAAAACTCTTCAACTTCACCGATTAAAGTTGCTGCTGTGTCTTCAGAGGATGTtggaagatttattttctttttacctgtTTCCTGAAGGGAGTAGTGCAGCTCTACTTTTCACCTCCATGCATTCAACTCCCTGCCTGCTGATCAGGTGGGATTGACTACGTAGCTGGATGAAATGTTACTCTACACCACTAGCACCAGCAACTCTAGTTTCCTGGGAAACAAGTGCCTTCATTAGTGCTAAGACTGTATTGTAGGCAACAAACTATTCTTACTGGTAGTGAGTAAGCATTCCTTATTACATAAAAATAGAGCCCTGCAATTTGGAAGAAATTATCACACAATGAATTACCAAAATTATGGATAATTTGCAGTGTGAGAGCTTTTATATTCTGTATGGGTGaagtaaatgcagaaaaaacacatttgtgaaggggaagaaaaaatcccacagctctgTAATACTTGTAAGTATGGTACTGAGGggcaaaaattaataaaaacaatctGCAACCTGCAGCTATTCTGGGTATTGGAGCTACTGTTCCATTTCAAATGCTTATAATAGTTTATGAATTCAAAGATacatgtttgggtttttttattttctgttacagaTCTGGAGTCCTTACAAGCAGCCTGACTGCACAGGGGACCTGGATGGTAGAATTGAGGATGACTCGCGTTGCCTGTACACTCATGAAGAGTACATCAGTCTGGTGTTGAACAGTGGTAGTGGTTTGTCCCATGATTATGCCAACCAGTCAGTCCAGGAAGATCCACGGATGATGGCCTTTTTTGACTCTCTGGTGCGCCGGGAGATCGAGGGCTGGAGTTCTGATTCAGACAGCGACCTCAGTGAGAGCACAATCCTGCAGCTCCATGCAGGAGTGAGTGAACGCTCCGCTTACAGCGAGTCGGAGTCCTCCACCTCTTTGCATCACTCCCCACCACACATGGCTGAAGAGTCTGAAGAAACTGCCTATAACTTAAGGGCCTTAAGATCAACTGCATCCCCCTCAGCCAGAGAAGACGTGGCTTCCCGTCAGCAGAGGCTCTCTGCACTGAGAAAGTATCAGGACAAACGTCTCCTGGCCCTTTCCAATGAGTCTGACTCTGATGACAATACCTGTGAGGCAGAACTAGATACAGACCTTTTCCCACGGCCGCCATCTCCGAGTCCTGAGGAGAATgaatccagcagctccagcagcagcagcagtacagAGGATGAAGAGGAGCTGAATGAAAGACGCACATCGATGAGGCAACGCAATGCACTGAGGCGCCGACAGAAGGtgcaaaaggaggaaaggacTAGCACTAACACAGAGAGTGTAACCCCTTACATAGGTGAGGACATATATGATTACCCCCAGATCAAAATAGATgatctttcttcctctccagctTCTTCACCAGAAAGGAGTTCGGCCAACAAAGAAGTTCTCAAAGAAAGGACGTCCCCTTGTTCAGACAGTGAATCGGTGGAGAGAAAGATTTACAAAGCTTACAAATGGCTCCATTATTCTTACATATCGTATTCAGCTAGTAAAGATGGTGAATCCTccacaggagaaggagaaaatgaggaagGGAAACCAGGAACCAGTGGAAGGCATAGTGCAGCACGCTCACTAACTAAGGAAGATGCTAGGAACTTAAGTTCAGTAGCTCCTCAGGGTTCCTCAGCTCTTTCTGCTGAAAACCACaacagagaaaatttaaaagaatgCAGTGGGATAGAAAATTCTAGTAATGGTCAAGCTCATGAATGTGACAATCAGCGGCGGACGGAGGGTCAAGAAAATTCATCAGAAGACATGAGCAGTGGAGGTGTGGAACATTCTTTTGAGACTAAAAAGCTCAATGGTAAAGCTAACTGCAAAGGGCTAAATAGCTGTACCGAAGAACCTTGCATTCAGACCACAGGACTTGTGGAACAGAAAAGTAGTCAGAACTGTCAACCAGCACCGAGCCATCACTCACTGGTCCCTCCATTCTCCGCTGTTGCCATCTGTAGCATGTCAGGTCACTGCTCCAGAAACCAGACTGATGGCAGTGAGGAGAGGAGCTTCGACCCCTCCTGCGTTAACCACAATAATGGCCACCTGCATCTTCACCCTTCATGCTTCAACAATGGACAGAGTTTTGGAGAGCAGGAGTCTGTGACGCAAGGACTACAGGTGCACTCAAATGCTGATAATGGCAACCTTGTACAGGTGGGTGTGACCTTGCACAGAGACTGCTGCCTGTCTGAAATGGACTCCAACAGCTACAATGTGAGCACAAGAGAGGATACTGCTGACCTGCATCCTGCGGGCAGCGAGAGCACTCAATCTCTTGGAGGACTGAAAAGACACAGAGCGGAGTTGGAAGATGCAGATTCAGAGAGTTCATCCTtagaaaagaagttaaaaacaTGATAAATGCAAATGTCTGTCGTAGTGTGCACTctctcagaaagaaaaggaaaaagaaagtattaaaGGCACATAGAGCTTGGGTCTGAAACATTGCGTTTGATTCTCCATTCCATTCTTCAGTGGGTCTGTTTTAGATTGCCAGTGGTTCATGCTGTATAAAAATCCAACTTGCTCCTTAATGAGACTGAGTCTAGTGTACCCATACAAGGTTCTGTTTAAAGTAAATCCTTATTAAGATGGTTGACTGAATAATTCTTGTGTGAACATGTGTCATTTGTTCAGCCAGCCAACCAGAATAACTCCTTTAAAGTTTAATTCTTCTTCTGAAGAGGAAGTTTTCCATACTGACACTACATATTGCAGGCTGAAGAATGATGGAATTAGATCACGCTGCTGGTAGATCACAGAATTAGGGTGTGTTTCTTAttgaggaaaacagggaagaagTTCCTGGGCCCTTTATTCTGCTTCAGAAAGTAAAGAAATGCAACCATTAGGGAGGATATTTTCAGAACTGGATGGTATCTTCAGAGATGGTACTTCATAAAGCACTTACTTCTAATACAgttcagtgacttttttttatGCCAACAGAAAAGCTATAGGAAATGAGCCTCTTTCCAAAATCAACTTTAGACTGTTCCCATGGTGACATTCAATTCTGTgggcttttttaaagaaaagagcTGAATAACACAGTGTCATCACTACATAGAAGTATGACTGTTGGCAAGAGGCAGGTATTATGCTGTAGACATCATTCTAACCaagggcttttaaaaatcaggcaTTGAAACATGCCTTTCTGTGATCTTAACACAAAGAcattcattattattattattattattattattattattattattattattattattattattaagaatATGGTTGTGGGTGTTGGGAAATATCTTGATTGTGCCCACCCTTCCCCCATGTTCTTACTTTTGGGAAGCAGTAGGCCAAACAGAAAATAGCTGAAGTATGGATAATGTAACTGATTCATGTTCACAGCAACATTTGGTAAAgtctgaaaaatgcttttttagcAGTTTTTGCCGCCCAAAACAGGTTGAGATTGCAGATCAGGGTTGGTTTTCCACCACTGTGCTGCTAATATTTGAAATTGGAGATGGGTAGATGTATTCAGCAGAGTTCTGTATATAAGGAGAGCTTCAGGGAACTGTCCCCACATGTGGGGAGCCTGGGTCTTCAAGTCTGGCAATCAGAACTCGAACGAGAGCACAGCTCTTGCTGCCAAGAACTGGAGTACTCTGTGGTGGACAGAGTTGTTTcttgccagggcactgctgagtgGAGTATCTGGTGAGTCATCTCAGTTCTGGCATGCTGGAATTGGTGGAATTGCTCTTGCTTCCCTAGCAACAAGGTAAGAGGAGTCACTGtgtgaagggaaaacaaaccatCTATAAAGGACACAAAAACTACATCTGTGTGCAACAGAAGAAGAGGCTTCTTTGGACCCCAGTCACTTTCAAAGGCTTTCAAGCCCAGCACTGAGGAAAGGTTAGTTTATTTTAAGGAATTGGAAATTGTTGCTTTCAATACAACTCTAGCAGTACATTGCTGTAGGGCAGTAGCCtcagaataattatttcataTCCACAACTCTCTTAGGTACCTCAGGAAAGTAGGAAAGAGCCCTGTTAAAACAGGATGAAAGTGAGGGAGCACTTCAGAAGGGATGCTGTGAGGGATAGGTGTGGGAGGGAGAGTGAAGAACATGACCTGAAACATTGTCTTACAACTGCTGTAAGCAGTCTGTCATAGGCTGTCTGCCCACACTGGGTCTGCTTTTCTAGGTGAGAAAGGCAAAGGGATGTTTGCAAACACAGGCAAAAGTGGCAAAAAGAGCAAGCTCCAATACATTGTTACCTTATTGAAAAAAGTGTTCTGTACTTACCATATTGTAAATCCCTGCAATCAAGAACACTATAGGAGTGTTTTCATTAGTTGTATAAACATCTTGCTGTAAATTCTGAGGTTTATCCAAGATCTTGGGGTTGCCCCAAAACTTTACTATGTTTTAAAAGTTctttacatttgaaaattttctcaTCCCTCGCTTCTAGTGAATGAGCATCTCTACTCTTCTTTGACATGGTCAtcttttcctggtgttttcccAAATGCCTGGTGGTCtcactttctgtttcttttgtttgttttaaaaagtagaatAAAAGCTCCCAGACTTGGTGttccagaatcacagaatgggtaaggttggaagagatcacTGGAGGTCATCTaatccaacctccctgctcccgTACAGGCTCTGGGCTTAAAGGATTGCTGTGGTTTCCCCAAAGACAACCTCCCATGCTGCCTGCATTCTTGTTATTTCTAGTTTCtgtcaggcaggaggaggaaggcaagCTGCAATCTTAGCCTTTTGTTCTCAGGAAATTTCAGTGCACACAAGAACTGCAGCTTCTGAAGCAGTGCATTCACCTCCTCACGTAAATAAACATTATCAGCATTAGGCAGCTCCACTATGTGGTAAAGAGCCCCAAAAAAGCAagccaggaggcagcagcatgtCCCTTCCAGGTGGCCAACACTGAGAAGAGGTGCTCTGTGCAGGTTGCTTCACTCTGTCATTGATCCTGTGTATTTGCTCTCCACCCCCACACTGGGCTGCTTGTCCTGCTGTGTGCCTACAGTTTCCATCTGAGTTTTGCTGTGTGCTTGGAATTGTCACTCCCTACTTCTAGGGAAAGAGTAAACTGTTCGGTGGAAAATATTACTAATTTATCGGAAGAGATTTTACCTTTACTAATAATCTGCCATGTACTTAAAACCTAAAAGGTTGTGTAAATATTGAACTACCCTGTTAGTCACTATTTGCTCACCATGCAGCTTGTTATGGCAGGAAATTTGCTAGGCCACCTTGTACAGTTCATGTCCAAAGAACCTTAtcagtggggaagaaaaaccctCCCTTACATCTCCCCAGAACACGTTAGACAGACAAATACTGATTTTCTAGCAAAGTTCTTTCTTATATTTCTACAAGATCACAGATTGTATTTGCttatttcagctttctctgtTTAAAGAGAGAGTCAAAGCTGACTCTTCCTCTGAAGAGCAAGCATGAGGTTTGTCTGGCCTGGGGCATTAGCTGCTTGTAGAGATGCAGGAGGATATGAGAGCTATCAACCAAAGTTCATCTGAGGTTTTTCCAGCTCTCCGGTGAACATTTTACCAAAGCTGGTGAGTCTTCTCCAAGGCGCGTGGCTCAGTGGAGATGACACTGCTGTTTAAAAGTGGCTGTCACAGACCAAGCATGAGCAGAAAGACACAGCTGCCTCGAGAAGGCAAGAGCACAGGTTTTTACCAGTTGTTTGCAGGAAATTCTGAAATCCAGCCTGTTTCAGCTGGAGTAATAAATGGGAAGGACAACTTATTTCAGAACATTTCCTCCAAAATTTGCAGTGgattttttcctgctaaattTCATAATAGAATAAGTGACTGAAACCCAATCTTAATTTCTATTTATAACCTATGTCATTTGGTAGCTGGGAAATTGCTGTTCCTCAGACATATATAGCAGATAAATGTGGTTAGGTCCTCTTCTGAGGTCCTCTACTTGCCTGCACTGTCACATCCTCGTGAACACATAGAGGTCTCCTGCTCACTGTGGCCGTCACAAGCTGGTGTGGCCTGATATTACTGAAGTCTTGGGCTGCTTTCATTTGCAGTTAATTTATTCTGCTATTTGTGGAAGACAGCAAGACCAGATTGTTGTTATTACCCCATTGAGTCAAATGTATTAGTGAGTTTTCATCTCCGTTTTACAGGcgctggtgctggcagaggtACCTTGTACACCTGATgctttctctcattttcagcCCCTCAGATTATCTGTGTGTCTTTGTCCTGGGAagttcagggctgtgctgcaggatctTGAGAGTACCAGAGAAATGCAAATGGCTGCAACAGCTGAATTACTATGTGCACATGCTTCTTCAGGAATTCTTCAATAAACTAATCCTAGCACATACATAATTTATAAAACAAATCAGCAcactcctgcagctgtgtcaggatGCACTAATTAGCCCAGCTAATGCTCTACTCTTATGAGCAAGAACTCTGTTTCAAACATCTGAGAAAATGGCAATTctctagggggaaaaaagataaacaCCCCCCCCCACACCACCACCCTCCtctcagtaaaaaaacccaaaccaacatCCCACTGGTTATGGGAGGCTCCAAGTTTGCCAAAGTTTTCTTCAGTGGTGCAGATCAAAAGCAGAGGAATCCCAGATGTCAGTGTGTTCTGTGAtcagaggaaatgaaataatttgaatttgATGTTTCTACTTTGCCTGATTGAAGTCAAGGACTTGGGCTTCCTACCTTTTACTTGAGCATCCAAAGCATCAGCCTACTGCATTATTTAGGATGGCGTTTGTTCCTCTTTTGTCTGAAatgcaaagggaaaaggaaattgaaaCAGTTCCTTCCACAGTTCCTGAGTTCCAACACACAAATACCTGGAGCAGAGCCttgagcccagccctgctggtttATGGTTTGGTGAGAAAATGCTGGAGGaccttttctcccttctccagctTGTGTGATCTCTGTTCCAGAGAGCAGATGGAGATGCTGACACAGCTCTGTATGTTTACCATTGTCTTGAATGTGGCAGAGTGGTCCTTTCCAAATTGGGTGGTGTgggtatgattttttttatattattattttgttgtaGACACATAATACCTACCTCCTGAGTTGACTGGCCAAGTCAGTGAGCTAGTTGTTCTGGGATAGGGCTGGCAAGCTCAGCTCTTCTGTCTCAGGGATATTTTCCCATTAAGTTCTAGTCCTGCGTGGTCTCATTAGCAGCTCTGGCATTGCTTTGCAGGTGTAGGGTGGCACTGTTGCAGCTTCCAGGGCTGATCAGAGTTGTGCCTTTGCTGAAGCTGCCGTTCGCACTCTGGCTGCTTGCAGCTATGTGGTGCAAATGGACAAAAAATGCTCCTATAAGCACCAAAAAATGCCTGTATTTGACCTTTTGAAGGGGGAGCAGCTCCATTGCAGCCAGATGATGCCTGGCTATGTCTAGCATTTCTGTGATTGGATGCTACAGGAGTTGCAGGTTTCCAGGTGTACTGTAGTCCCAGGACTGTATTTTACTTCACAAACCACAGCTTCTTATCTGCAGCATTAACAGCTCCTAGGTACCTCCAGGGCTCACCTTCTGGCCATTCCTAAAGGGTCAAACCACATGATCTTTGGGAAGGTCTTACATGTCAGTGTCCTGCTTCCAGAACAAAGGCTGAAACAAAAGTTGCTTCAAGGAAAGCCTAATGCATATTTTCAAAGAGTTTTGGCTTTAGTTCAGCATTTAAGGTTAAATACTCATGAGATATATTTTGAACTCTTTAAAATTTGGCTGTGTGGCAAAGAAGGAAACAGCATGAACTTCAGAACCGAATTCTATCAGGAAATAGGAAAGGAGttgaaatgtgtttaaaaacaaacaaacaagccccTCATACCCAATTAGATTTTGAATAGAAGTTCATTGCCTGCTTTAAAGAGTGACTTCTAAAAGCCTCAGCAATACGTTAACAGAATTGACTTCTCACTCTTAAGCTTGACAGCTCAAACCCACTGATCTGAAGAAGCCAAAAAGCCACAGCCAGGCCTCACACTGCTCTCTTGACGGACCTGCCACACGTTTACCCAGTCAGGGCCCCTCTTCCATGGGCAGCCAGCGTGGCTGTCAGCAGCAAGGCTACCCCAGGCTCTGACCAGCTGATTCTGTCttgttttttctgcagctgtctgGTTTAGATTCATATTGCCTGGGATGTGCTGAGAAAAACCCAAAGTGCTTTCCTCTAAGGACCTTAGTTGATGTCTGCCTTTGGATCTTGGAGGGAAGGTCTGGGGCTACGTTTCAGGGTGATCTTTATGCAGCCTATTAAAATGAGGGAAATAAATGCATCCTTGCAGGAGGATCAGAGGAGTACAGGACATGAGCCTCCTCTGACTTACTCCTTCCCTTCCTGAGATTTCTGCATCTCCTCCAGGAGtcttgtacttttttttttttttgtctctagAACCTGGGAAGACTTCCAGTGTAACTGCTAGTAGGTAGctagaaagcaaaaaatgaaacttcATACCTCTGCTTCAGTGTCACTTATGGCCAGTATATTATGCCAGACCTGGCATTTCCTGGCTTGGAATGATACCTTTGAATACAATTTTCACCAAACCATGAACAAAGTCTGCTTCCCACATATCTAAGCTttggagggagagaaaggagagatgGTCTAAGCTCCAACAATCTTGATATGAAAGGATATACATGGTTAAAGCTGGTTATAAGCCCCCTATTCCCAAAGTTTGTAttacacacacaccccagctctgcagtgcagtgcaCTTATCTGCATGCAGGGATGACAACAGCAGAAGTCCTGCATCTCCTTTAATTCAGGGACTGAGGGTGCTTTAGTCTGTCTGACAGGGCAGATCTCTAGTTTTTCCataaataagcttttttttagCTCATACATGTTTCTGATGATGtggaagatttatttttgatCTGGGAAAGTCTGTAGCAATGTTTTGAATTCCTGAAAGGCTGACCGAATGATAATCTATCTGAGGAATACTGGAAGCAATTTGCAGCCTTAGATGgagatttttatttacttacacATACTTTTAAAGTCAAACTTTTGCAGTTCGTCATCCAACACAAGGGTTCTTCACCTTTCATCTCCCCTCTTCTTTCCaactttctccttccctccactAATAACCTCCACTAATGATACAGATGCAAAAGGTACAGATCATTTGTGACCCATCTGCCCAACAGTTAATGAACATGCTGGGACAGTAGACTACCTTGCTAGAGACACACAAATTGcagcagacagcaggaaaaatggcTCATTAATCTACACTCTGAAGTTGAAAATCTGCAAAAACATGGGAAGGTCTCAGTCTGAGTGACACATCTTGAGGCCTCCTACGGCTAGGCCTGAAATACCTTTGATGTTTCTCCAATTTTATGCTATGGTCTGGAAAGCCAGTGTTTGTTTCCAGCCCAAGGGTAAGCCTACTCTCATCTTACTCTTGCcagatgaaaattatttcagaactTAAAGTCAGTGTATTGCTTAGCTGATTATATTTCTAAAG
This region of Motacilla alba alba isolate MOTALB_02 chromosome 5, Motacilla_alba_V1.0_pri, whole genome shotgun sequence genomic DNA includes:
- the DCAF5 gene encoding DDB1- and CUL4-associated factor 5 isoform X1; its protein translation is MRRRGSRGSSMRSVVGFLSQRGLEGDPLLTHDFQRRRLRGCRNLYKKDLLGHFGCVNAIEFSNNGGQWLVSGGDDRRVLLWHMEEAIHSRVKPVQLKGEHHSNIFCLAFNSGNTKVFSGGNDEQVILHDVESTETLDVFAHEDAVYGLSVSPVNDNIFASSSDDGRVLIWDIRESSHGEPFCLAHYPSAFHSVMFNPVEPRLLATANSKEGVGLWDIRKPQSSLLRYGGNLSLQSAMSVRFNSNGTQLLALRRRLPPVLYDIHCRLPVFQFDNQGYFNSCTMKSCCFAGDRDQYILSGSDDFNLYMWRIPPDPEAGGIGRVVNGAFMVLKGHRSIVNQVRFNPHTYMICSSGVEKIIKIWSPYKQPDCTGDLDGRIEDDSRCLYTHEEYISLVLNSGSGLSHDYANQSVQEDPRMMAFFDSLVRREIEGWSSDSDSDLSESTILQLHAGVSERSAYSESESSTSLHHSPPHMAEESEETAYNLRALRSTASPSAREDVASRQQRLSALRKYQDKRLLALSNESDSDDNTCEAELDTDLFPRPPSPSPEENESSSSSSSSSTEDEEELNERRTSMRQRNALRRRQKVQKEERTSTNTESVTPYIGEDIYDYPQIKIDDLSSSPASSPERSSANKEVLKERTSPCSDSESVERKIYKAYKWLHYSYISYSASKDGESSTGEGENEEGKPGTSGRHSAARSLTKEDARNLSSVAPQGSSALSAENHNRENLKECSGIENSSNGQAHECDNQRRTEGQENSSEDMSSGGVEHSFETKKLNGKANCKGLNSCTEEPCIQTTGLVEQKSSQNCQPAPSHHSLVPPFSAVAICSMSGHCSRNQTDGSEERSFDPSCVNHNNGHLHLHPSCFNNGQSFGEQESVTQGLQVHSNADNGNLVQVGVTLHRDCCLSEMDSNSYNVSTREDTADLHPAGSESTQSLGGLKRHRAELEDADSESSSLEKKLKT
- the DCAF5 gene encoding DDB1- and CUL4-associated factor 5 isoform X2; translation: MEEAIHSRVKPVQLKGEHHSNIFCLAFNSGNTKVFSGGNDEQVILHDVESTETLDVFAHEDAVYGLSVSPVNDNIFASSSDDGRVLIWDIRESSHGEPFCLAHYPSAFHSVMFNPVEPRLLATANSKEGVGLWDIRKPQSSLLRYGGNLSLQSAMSVRFNSNGTQLLALRRRLPPVLYDIHCRLPVFQFDNQGYFNSCTMKSCCFAGDRDQYILSGSDDFNLYMWRIPPDPEAGGIGRVVNGAFMVLKGHRSIVNQVRFNPHTYMICSSGVEKIIKIWSPYKQPDCTGDLDGRIEDDSRCLYTHEEYISLVLNSGSGLSHDYANQSVQEDPRMMAFFDSLVRREIEGWSSDSDSDLSESTILQLHAGVSERSAYSESESSTSLHHSPPHMAEESEETAYNLRALRSTASPSAREDVASRQQRLSALRKYQDKRLLALSNESDSDDNTCEAELDTDLFPRPPSPSPEENESSSSSSSSSTEDEEELNERRTSMRQRNALRRRQKVQKEERTSTNTESVTPYIGEDIYDYPQIKIDDLSSSPASSPERSSANKEVLKERTSPCSDSESVERKIYKAYKWLHYSYISYSASKDGESSTGEGENEEGKPGTSGRHSAARSLTKEDARNLSSVAPQGSSALSAENHNRENLKECSGIENSSNGQAHECDNQRRTEGQENSSEDMSSGGVEHSFETKKLNGKANCKGLNSCTEEPCIQTTGLVEQKSSQNCQPAPSHHSLVPPFSAVAICSMSGHCSRNQTDGSEERSFDPSCVNHNNGHLHLHPSCFNNGQSFGEQESVTQGLQVHSNADNGNLVQVGVTLHRDCCLSEMDSNSYNVSTREDTADLHPAGSESTQSLGGLKRHRAELEDADSESSSLEKKLKT